The region ATGTGGTTGGGGACACGGGGTCGGGGGACAGGAGCATCCTGGGGGGGTACAGGGGGGACGTGGCATCCCAGGGACAGGGGCTGTGGGGGACGGATGATGTCTCACGGAGGGCGACAGGGGGATCCTGGAAGGGACAAAgcgtggggggggggtcctgtaggaggacagggggacacgggggtttCCTGAAGGGATGGGGAAAGCAGAGGGTCCTGGAGTGGCACAGAGCggcgtggggacacaggggggtcctggggcacagggaggggtgggggtggcagaCGTCTCCCCGGGGCAGTggcccgtccctgtccccatcgcCTTCCCGTAAGGGCCGCAGCTGTCCCTgggtggggctgggctggcgggTGCCCCACGCCCACGCAGACCCCCCCAGCGCCACGACGTGGCTCTGGGCGgtcccggggctctgccccccccgggCGGGATGCAGCTGGCTTGTGGGGACCCCGATGTGGCAGCCCCCAGGGAGGTGGCACCGGGGTCCCCTGAGCTGCCGCGTCCCTGCAGGATGATGAAGCTGCCACCCGCCTGCTGCCGGCTCCAGAcgctgggggctgccctgggggtcTGCGTCACCATCGGCTTCACGGTGCAGCTCCTGGGGGGGCCCTTCCAGCGCaggtgagacccccccccagccccccaggctcACCACACGCTGCACCCCCAAAATCCCCTGGGGCCTCACCCAGGGGATGTCCCGGGTCGGGTGGGCCGCGGGTCCCCGACCCCTTGGGCATCCCCTGGACGGATGGgatgggggtccccagccccctgGCGGTCCCAGGATGGGTCCCTGTCCCCTCGGAtggctggggccaggcaggacGGGGggtccccaccagcaccccctgACCGCGCCGCGTTTCCCCAGGGCCCCCGCGGCCcctgccggccgccccccggcaccctgccagccccgcacCCACCTGGTGTTCCTGAAGACCCACAAGACGGGGGGCAGCAGCGTGGTCAACCTGCTGCACCGCTTCGGGGAGGCGCGGGGGCTGCGCTTCGCTCTGCCCCACCGCTACCAGTTCGGGTACCCCAGCCCTTTCCGGGCTGAGCGGGTCAAGGGATACCGCCCGGGGGGTCCCCCCTTCGACATCATCTGCCACCACATGCGCTTCAACCTCACCGAGGTactgggggcacgggggggggacggggcggctggcggggggggagatggggggacgtgggggagtGGGGCTGGGTTGGGAgatgtgggatggggaggggtagggaacagggctggggggggatggCTGGGGTCAGGGGTGTCTGGGGGAGGTGGAGGACATCagggggagatggaggagggctggggaggttTGGGAAGAGAAACGTCTGGCAGAGCCGGGGGACGCCCGGGGGGCTCGCGGGACGTCGGGAGGAGATGGGGAACATCACACGAGGCAGAGAAGGTCTAGGGGCCAACGGGGTCCCTGGGGGAGACGGAGGAGACtgggggggagacggggggcATCCGGGGGATCCGGGGGACGCCCAAGGGAGCGGGGGGGGGTGACAGCCAGCGGCCACCCCGGTGGGGTGCCGAGCTGCCGCCGCGGTTCCTGCCCaggtgcagaaggtgatgccCAACGACAGCTTCTACTTCTCCATCGTGCGGGACCCAGGCACGCTGGGTGAGTCGGCCTTCGCCTACTACCGGGCTGTGGCACCGGCCTTCCGGCGGGCCCCCTCGCTGGCCGCCTTCCTGGAGGCCCCGGGGCGCTTCTACGAGGCCGGGGCGCGGGGCAACCACTACGCCCGCAACCTGCAGTGGTTCGACTtcgggctgccggcggcgggggacggggacggggcggcggtggcggcggcgctggcggggctGGAGCGGGCCTTCGCCCTGGTGCTGTTGGCTGAGCACTTCGACGAGTCGCTGGTGCTGCTGCGTGATGCCCTGTGCTGGCCCGAGGAGGCTGTGGCCGCCTTTGCCCACAatggccgccccgccggggatgGCCCCCGCGTCTCGCCCGCCCAGGCCGCCCGCCTGCGGGCCTGGAACAGCCTCGACTGGGCGCTCTACGCCCACCTCAACCGCTCCTTCTGGCGCCGGGCTGAGGCCTTCGGGGCTACCcgcctgcaggaggaggtggcccGACTGCGCCAGCGCCGCACCGCCCTGGCCCGCCGCTGCCTGCGGGGTGGCGGACCCCTGCCCGCCCGCGCCATCCCCGATGGCCGCCTTCGCCCCTTccagccccccggccgggctcAGATCCTGGGGTACGCCCTTCGGGCCGGGCTGCCCCCCGCTGAGCGGGAGCGCTGTGCTCGCCTCGCCACCCCCGAGCTGCAGTACAAGGACATCCTCGACCGGCGGCAGTTTGGGGGGGGCAACGCGTCCGTCCCGCCCGGGGGGTAGCGAGGGGGGCCGACAGTGACGCGCGGCCCGGGAACGGGCCCCCAAACCCTGATGGGGATCGGGGACCCCCCGTGGAACCACTTTGTTCTTTGGTTTACCTGCTGTGGGTaaggctgcccccccccccccccccccagtctaaCAAGGATTGGGGTCCCCGCACGGTAcagctccgtgcctcagtttacctggGCTGGTAATGGCCACCCCTAACCTCGACAGGGATCGGGGTCCTCTCATGGTACcaccctgtgcctcagtttaccagGGCCAGGTAATGGTTCCCCCCCGGTGGGGATCAGactccccctcttctcccccgGGGGGGATCAGGCCCCCCCCATGGTAcagctccgtgcctcagtttaccagGGCCGGGTAATGGCCCCCCCCCGGTAGGGATCAGGCTCCCCATCCCCCCGGTGGGgatcagccccccccccctcggtacagctccgtgcctcagtttaccagGGCCGGGTAATGGTCGTTCCCCCCCCCTCGGTAcagctccgtgcctcagtttaccagGGCCGGGTAATggtcccccccccggtggggaTCAGGCCCCCCCCATGGTAcagctccgtgcctcagtttaccagGGCCGGGTaatggtgtccccccccccggtggggaTCAGactccctcccccccggtggggacCAGGCTCCCCCCATGGTACAGCTCCATGCCTCAGTTTACCAGGGCCGGGTAATGGTCCCCCCCCGGTGGGGATCAGGctccacccaccccccccccggtgggatcaGGCCCCCCCCCATGGTAcagctccgtgcctcagtttaccagGGCCGGGTAatgccccccccccggtggggaTCAAGACCCCCACGTGCACACGGAGCCCCACCGCCCCCTGGCGGCAGGGGCTGGCGCAGGCCCCGCCTCATCAAGGCGGGCTTTGCGCTTACTATGGCAATAAAGACTGGAATCAGACCACTGATTGGGTGCTGTTGCTGCCAGTCACTCGGCGGTGATGTCCCGCCCCCGGGGAGCGATCGCGAAGGGCGGCAGGAGAGGAAGTCCCGCCCCTCGGAGGGAGTGGCCCCTGTGTGGGAGGCGGAGCATCGATGCGCTCGGCGCTCGGCTGCGCGCCCCGGCCCAGGCGCTCGGAGCTCTATTCCGCACCCTGCGCGCGCCCCGCCCAGCCGCGCCCGGTCGctccggcagcgccgcgccggatccggacccggacccggacccggacctggacccggacccggacccgCTCCCGGGAgccctcggcccggcccggcccggtccgcTCCCGGCACctcccccggcgcggcccggctcTGGGAGACCCTCCGGGCACGTCCGGCCCGGTCCGGCATCCCCCCGGTCCGGCCCcggcatcccccccgccccgggcccctcGTCTCCGGGGATTCCCCTGGCCCGGAACCCGGCATCGCCCCCCGGGACCCTTCCGCCccgactccccccccccccccccgatcccgCCGGTACGGCCAGGCCCCGGCACTCCCCCGATCCCCGGGGtcccgccgggcccgccccggtCCCTGGGTCTGTCCCTTGTCCCTAAGATCCCCCGGTTCTCCCCGGTCCttagtcccccccccccccgccggggccggtgCCCATGGAGTCGCAGTGCGATTACTTCATGTACTTCCCGGCAGTGCCGTTCGCGGCCCGGGAGCTGCTGTCGGGGGAACCGGGCCGGTACCGGGCACTGCCCCGCCGCAACCACCTCTACCTGGGCGAGACCGTACGGTTCCTCCTGGTGCTCCGCtgccgccccggcagcggcggcggcaccgggccgggccggccgccctgGGCCGAGCTGGCTGCCTCGCTGGCCGCCCTGGCCAGCGTCAGCCCCGGCGGCACAGAGGCCGGTGGGGATCGGGATGGGGACCCGGACGGCACCGGGAGCGGGGCCTCGCCGGAGCCCACCGTCTTCCGGGACTGCCGGGCCCTGCTGACGCACAGCCAGGGCCCCCCCGGGCGTCCCGCTGCTGGGGTGGGTGACGGGGACCGGGAGGGGGGATGTGGGGGCAAGGAGGAGTCAGGGAGGGACAGGAGGGCCACAGGGACaaaggaggatttgggggggacgtgggggacaagGGAGCAAGGGACCTGGGAGCAAGAGGGATGTGGGGACaaagggggacgtggggacgagGACCTGGAGAGGACGTGGCACGGGGGatgtggagggggagggggctgagggcCACCGTGGCGCTGAGCCCCGCTGTGTCCCCAGATACCGGTGGAGGACCCCATCGTGTCCACGGACGAGGTCATCTTCCCTCTGACCATCTCCCTCGACAAGCTGCCGCCTGGCACCGTCAAGGCCAAGGTGAGGCCGaggggggatgggaggggacCTCGGGGACAGCGTGGGGACCTCAGAGACAGCCTGGGGACCTCAAGGGCAggaggggaccttggggacaaTATGCAGTTATGAGGGACAGGATTTTGGGGACAGTGTGGGACCACAGACCTGGCACAGAGATCTAGCCCTAGTCCTCCTTTCTGGGTCCATCAAGGGCAAGATAGAATCTGGGGACACGAGGGGGCTTTGGTCACAATGTGGGGACCTTGGGAACAGTGTAGTGACATGGGATGCGGAGCAGGATCCAGTCCTGCTCCCCACTCTCCAGGTCCATGAAAGCCACTTGGGGGTAGGCGTGGGGgacaggaggagctgtggagaCAGAGGGGGAGCTCGGGGCTGGACTCGGGCCAGCCGTGACCCACGTCCCCACCGTCCCCAGATCGTGGTGACAGTGTGGAAAAGGGACACGGAGCCGCCCGAGCTGCAGGAGGGTGGCGGGTACCTAAGCCTGCTGCAGACGCGGGCGCCTGCACACGTCTTCCGCCAGGAGCAGGGGGCTTTCAAGGCGCAGGGTAGGAGTGTCCCCGcatcccctctccctccccatgtccccacctccTGTGTCCCCTGACCGCCGTGTCCCTGCAGTGAGCACCCTGCTGACGGTGCTGCCCCCGCCCGTGGTGCGATGCCGCCAGCTCACCGTGTCCGGGAAGTACCTCACCGTGCTCAAAGGTGAgtgggacagggtggtggcatggggacaAGGGTCCCAGGGGtgcctgggatggggacaggggtggtGTCTGTGGGGCGGCTGCAGCAGAGCCGAGGATGCGGGGCAGCGGAGGATGTGACACGGGCTGGTCAGGGCCATGATGGCATCCCCTGCGCTGTCCCCTGATCTTCCTGTCCCCCAGTGCTCAATGGCTGGTCCCAGGAGGAGATCTCGCTGTGGGACGTACAGATCCTGCCCAACTTCAATGCCAGTTACTTGCCTGTCATGCCCGACGGCTCCGTGCTGCTGGTCGATGATGTCTGGTGAGCGCTGGGACAACTGGGGGACCGTCCCTGGCGCAgggcgggagggggcacagctgtgCCATCTCCCCGCCCCCACAGGGCCCCCCGTTTTCCTCAGGATGGGGCCATGCTGTGTCCCTGGCCCCACCCTGGGGAAGCCCTCGGggggcactgccagccctgggctggcagcacaGGTCCCCATGTGTCACTGAGCTGTCCCTGCACCCCGTCCCGCAGCCACCACTCGGGCGAGGTGCCTGTGGGCGCCTTCTGCCGTGTGGCCGGCGCCGGCTCGGCCTGTCCCTGTGCCCTCAGCGCCCTTGAGGAGCACAACTTCCTCTTCCAGCTCCAGGCGCCCGAGAGGCCCCCTGAGGACGCCAAGGAGGtgaggggacattggggggacccTCAGGACTGGGGGGACACTAGGGGTGACTGCCCTGAGCCCAGGCCCGAGGGGACACTGGGTGACATCCTAGGCAGGGACCGTCCTAGTTGGGAGATGTTGTCTGGGCCAGGATCAGGGGCCACTGCCCCGGTCGGTGGCCTGGGGGAATGCTGTCCTTGTCCAGGGGTCCTTGTCCTCCCCTGGGGGCAGCGGAGACCCCCCTGGCTGGGATGTGGGGCCACTGTCCTCGCTGTGGGGGACCGTCCTTGTTGGGCCCTGGGGTGTTTGTCTTTGCCAGGGAGCCTAGGGGGATGTGGGGACGTTGGGGACCATCCTTGCTGGGAGCAGTGGTGACAGGGACATCTCTGACCCATTGTGCCCCCACGCAGGGCTTGGAGGTCCCACTGGTGGCCGTGATCCAGTGGTCAACGCCAAAACTGCCCTTCACCAGCAGCATCTACACACATTACCGGTGAGAGCTGCCCCGAGGGTCCTTGATGTGCCCTGTCCCCAAGCGGGGAGGGACCCCCGGAtcctgctgccccagggagggggacCCAGAGATATCCCTGCCCCTGCTTGTGCCATTAATCTTACATCCTGGGGCTGCCACGTGGCTGTCTCCACGCCCCTGTCCTCATGTCCTCAGGGTTCCGCGGGGCTGTCCCATGTTCCCAGTCCCACGTCCCTGCGGTTCCCCGTGGCCGTCCCCACATCAGTACCCCCCCGCCATCCCCAGGCTGCCGAGCATCCGCCTGGAGCGGCC is a window of Mycteria americana isolate JAX WOST 10 ecotype Jacksonville Zoo and Gardens unplaced genomic scaffold, USCA_MyAme_1.0 Scaffold_129, whole genome shotgun sequence DNA encoding:
- the TRAPPC14 gene encoding trafficking protein particle complex subunit 14 isoform X2; the protein is MESQCDYFMYFPAVPFAARELLSGEPGRYRALPRRNHLYLGETVRFLLVLRCRPGSGGGTGPGRPPWAELAASLAALASVSPGGTEAGGDRDGDPDGTGSGASPEPTVFRDCRALLTHSQGPPGRPAAGIPVEDPIVSTDEVIFPLTISLDKLPPGTVKAKIVVTVWKRDTEPPELQEGGGYLSLLQTRAPAHVFRQEQGAFKAQVSTLLTVLPPPVVRCRQLTVSGKYLTVLKVLNGWSQEEISLWDVQILPNFNASYLPVMPDGSVLLVDDVCHHSGEVPVGAFCRVAGAGSACPCALSALEEHNFLFQLQAPERPPEDAKEAAEHPPGAAALRDDSRLRIPSAGPAALHRHLHAAQRPPGLPGRAPRLDARDCHGWEEAVRGGAPGHAGGAGCHRVPHAAQQPGLLAQGQRPHYPCGLPSAAGRPLRAVPAHEAEAAVHGQRGQPATRGPARVSQEQPQQPGRAGPGGAAPGRAGPLPVLLPPAAVPQPSHEVRQRDGAACHHPAGGIPCGASPLPAP
- the TRAPPC14 gene encoding trafficking protein particle complex subunit 14 isoform X1, which encodes MESQCDYFMYFPAVPFAARELLSGEPGRYRALPRRNHLYLGETVRFLLVLRCRPGSGGGTGPGRPPWAELAASLAALASVSPGGTEAGGDRDGDPDGTGSGASPEPTVFRDCRALLTHSQGPPGRPAAGIPVEDPIVSTDEVIFPLTISLDKLPPGTVKAKIVVTVWKRDTEPPELQEGGGYLSLLQTRAPAHVFRQEQGAFKAQVSTLLTVLPPPVVRCRQLTVSGKYLTVLKVLNGWSQEEISLWDVQILPNFNASYLPVMPDGSVLLVDDVCHHSGEVPVGAFCRVAGAGSACPCALSALEEHNFLFQLQAPERPPEDAKEGLEVPLVAVIQWSTPKLPFTSSIYTHYRLPSIRLERPRFVMTAACESPVRARQRFTVTYTLLNDLQDFLAVRLVWTPETATAGKKLSGEERQATQAALDAIVCHTPLNNLGYSRKGSALTIRVAFQALRAGLFELSQHMKLKLQFTASVANPPPEARPVSRKSSPSSPAVRDLVERHQAGLGRSQSFSHQQPSRSHLMRSGSVMERRAITPPVGSPVGRPLYLPPEKTVLSLDKIAKRECKVLVVEPVK
- the GAL3ST4 gene encoding galactose-3-O-sulfotransferase 4 isoform X1, giving the protein MMKLPPACCRLQTLGAALGVCVTIGFTVQLLGGPFQRRAPAAPAGRPPAPCQPRTHLVFLKTHKTGGSSVVNLLHRFGEARGLRFALPHRYQFGYPSPFRAERVKGYRPGGPPFDIICHHMRFNLTEVQKVMPNDSFYFSIVRDPGTLGESAFAYYRAVAPAFRRAPSLAAFLEAPGRFYEAGARGNHYARNLQWFDFGLPAAGDGDGAAVAAALAGLERAFALVLLAEHFDESLVLLRDALCWPEEAVAAFAHNGRPAGDGPRVSPAQAARLRAWNSLDWALYAHLNRSFWRRAEAFGATRLQEEVARLRQRRTALARRCLRGGGPLPARAIPDGRLRPFQPPGRAQILGYALRAGLPPAERERCARLATPELQYKDILDRRQFGGGNASVPPGG
- the GAL3ST4 gene encoding galactose-3-O-sulfotransferase 4 isoform X2 → MMKLPPACCRLQTLGAALGVCVTIGFTVQLLGGPFQRRAPAAPAGRPPAPCQPRTHLVFLKTHKTGGSSVVNLLHRFGEARGLRFALPHRYQFGYPSPFRAERVKGYRPGGPPFDIICHHMRFNLTEARWVSRPSPTTGLWHRPSGGPPRWPPSWRPRGASTRPGRGATTTPATCSGSTSGCRRRGTGTGRRWRRRWRGWSGPSPWCCWLSTSTSRWCCCVMPCAGPRRLWPPLPTMAAPPGMAPASRPPRPPACGPGTASTGRSTPTSTAPSGAGLRPSGLPACRRRWPDCASAAPPWPAAACGVADPCPPAPSPMAAFAPSSPPAGLRSWGTPFGPGCPPLSGSAVLASPPPSCSTRTSSTGGSLGGATRPSRPGGSEGGRQ